Sequence from the Podarcis raffonei isolate rPodRaf1 chromosome 16, rPodRaf1.pri, whole genome shotgun sequence genome:
ctctcccagaacctggtgagccttgaaagtaggagagcgaagggctcagaagcaaagggctcTCAATGCCACCCGTAGAAgagatgacgaatgaggaagtgggagagaaggggggtggagagtcactcaggacaacgccattacagtggtacctcgggttaagaacttaattcgttctggaggtccgttcttaacctgaaactgttcttaacctgaggtaccactttagctaatggggcctcccactgccgctgcgccgccgccacgcaatttctgttctcatcctgaagcaaagttcttaacccgaggtactatttctgggttagcggagtctaacctgaatcgtctgtaacctgaggtaccactgtattccaagaggctgccttcccaagcctctctctgttaatattgaataaaagagcagatggtaaggacttttccttgtcttaccCAGGGCTGgaattaggtttgatgaggccctaagctgctgaaggtaatggggccctttatatgtccagctgtcctttgtcaacaacaaattgtctctattttttgtgttgaatatatgctatatggtaatttatggacctaataggtatctaaagccatttgcacataacaaaattttatcaaagtaactgttgaactgaaatacaattaagaagtatattaatagtgaaataattattacatatagaaatgagcaaaccagtgacatttttagggagcaggctagcaggcgggatcCCTTAATTTatatcacaggagcctacacaacacagaacactgttgctgcatgtaggttttatttgatttgttttttatcttctattttggaaatgtacatccagggtttttttcctttaattttttgggagCCCCCCAAgacagtggggccctaagctatagcttatgtagcttatatgtaaatccggcactggtcttATTCGTTCCTGGCAACCTGTCATGGGGTTTGGTTCCTCTGCCACCTGATACAGTCTCCCTCGCTGGAAGTCTTCCAAGGAAGGTTGGACCACCATCAGTTGAAAACGTCCCAAGAAGCGTGTTGAAATGGGTGTGGCCCACAAGACCCCGCCTCCTCCAAGTCTACAGGCTATGGAGCCTCCATCCCAGCGGTTTCCTCCCCATCAGTTCAGCTGCTCGGCCCCAGGGATGGTGCAAtttggatggggtggggggaggaaaacacCTGCACTTACCTGCGGGTGCAGTTGCAGTGGAAGAGGGTGCGGGAGTCCACATTGTGGAGCTGGTATTTGACCTCGTTGGGCCCGATCCTGTACGGGCACTGGTCCAGGCGTCGGTAGCAGCTGCAGCTCCGCGACCGGGCTGGTGAGGAAAGCGGGAAGCAGTTAAAACCAGGAGGAGCCCACAATCCCAGAGGTAGTAGTCAAGcccctgcagaccctccaagtgtcccttattttccagggacagtcccagatttacagaagccgtcccggtttctgatttgatcccggaatgtctcgcatttcctattttcatcgagaaatactggagggtatggagttatgcaagccAAGGAGACAAGTATCTAGAcatcctttagaagacatctgaatctcTTGAAGCATTGAGGttaaattcaacagtgtgaatAAGTTTTGACAGATGTAATAACGGAATACAGAATAGTTTGGTTTATATAAAAGATGcaaggatttatgttatgcaaaatgaaccatggaaacagaagaaaggaagccattgatattttaaggttattTAAATGGATGCTCCAAAATgtaaaagagaaaatttaataaaaattaggggggtggggaatagaagACCATTCATATTCTAACACAGTCGGGTGGGGGACAAACTATATCTCTCTCATGATCTGCTCtcttgctccccaccccattcccAAATACTTCTACATTAGGGAACCTCCTAAAAACCACCCCCCGCCAGAAAGCACAGACACAACCCCACCCCAGTCATTTACTCACCTAGTTTACCCGGTTTACGAGTGCGGTTGTGTTTGCTGGCGTTAGACGACGACCCTGCTTCCTGCCCTGCCTCGTTGGGTAGCCGTGTGGCGATCACACCAGTTTGCTGTACATCTGAATGTGCCGTCGTGTGAACGCCTCCTGACCTGAACAAGTCTGGTTTTGACGTAGTCCTGAGGGTGGGTGGCAAAGGCACTCTCGCCTTGTTCACGGAGACCGCTCCCGGACTGGTGCGTACTGGGAAGTGTGCGATCCTATCTGGCTTGGAGGTCAGGATCGGCCGAGTCACAGAACCCGAAGCGCCTGGGTGTTCCAGGTGCGGCCGCAGGCTTTCTGAGGCATCCTGTTCTGGATGTTTCCGGTGTTTCCGGTTCTTCTTTCCACCGTGctttcttcccctgccccaatgccttctgggtgggggtggaggcgTGGCAGGGCTGGAGCTCTCGACGTATGGCAAGGCGGCATGGTACTGGCTCTGCTCTACCAAGCGAGCCAATGGCTTCAGGCCATACTCCTTGCACCTGGAAAGgcaaggtggaggaggaggagttaagACAAGGAGTGATGTCTTAACATTTAATCCCACTTTTGACACCAATGATGCGTGTGAATCCAAGCCAGCAACAGGCCTTTTAAATAATATACTGCTTCAGGCATTTTTGAAAATATATCCATTATTGAAAGctaaaaagaagataaagtccctaccagagaagaatggcagatcaggttgatggattatgctgaaatggctaaaatgaccagaagaataagaaatcaggaagaccaaattgaataagaaggaatggggaaaatttttaATTTAACTTACATTTGTTAAAATTGTTAGCCTAACCTACTAACCTAAAATTGTTAGGTTAGTAGGACTGaaaatatcacttgtagtttaatggtgaattttggaccattttttggagggaaaagaTTTGGAttttcataaaagatgcaggaggaaatgattaacaataggacccacaaaggggaggagggaagtccaagagattccttggaatcttgtttttatgttggatatgtgactgtgaaattttaatctgaaaaaccagatacagtggcaccttggttctcaaacgccttggttctcaaacaccgaaaacccagaagaaaGTGTTCCTGTTCTCGAACGCAtgatgtggctgtcggctattgtttccagggtagttgcaccaatcagaagctgcaccttggttttcgaacattttggaagtcaaacggacttccagaacggattaagtttggtgcttttgtttttgctatttggcgtttttgtttttgaggcttttttggttaattggttttgtgactgtgtggaacccagttcagctactgattgtgtgactgcgtgGATAAAAGCTCCCCATCCAAATGATGACTTTCATCAGTgtaggtaagaaaaaaataaaatattatagtacagtacattgattattgctttcattttatgtatcagtggtctcgttagacagtaaaatccatgttaaattgctgttttaggggttgttttaaaaagtctggaacggattaattcattttgcattactttctatgggaaagcgtgccttggttttggaacgctttggttttggaatggacttccagaacagattgagtttgagaaccaaggtaccactgtaaatagatagacagatgacagatagatagatagataaaaagtaaaaaggatataaatataaagttatagatatatatactgtatttttcgccctataggacgcacttttccccctccaaaaatgaaggggaaatctgggtgcgtcctatggggcgaatgcaggctttcgctgaagcttggagagcgagaggggtcggtgcgcagggctgtctaggctgcggatagtagcttgcttcccggagcgccggacgcgctgaaagcagagcacccggcgcttcgggaacacatccgcagcctaggcagccctgcgggaggtcctgtagggatgtctaggctgcggatagcagcctgcttcccggagcgtcgggcgccctgaaagcagagtgcctggcgcttcaggaacacatccgcagcctaggcagccctagtttgcttttttccctttattcccccccaaaaaaactaggtgcgtcctatgggacggagcgtcctatgggacgaaaaatacggtaattgttcaGTGCACAGGGTAAAATAAGATGAGCGCCACCTAGAGTGAAAGCAAGCCCCCTATAGTCAGGGAAGACCAGAGAGAGCCAAACACTCACCCACCCCACCAATGCCATTCCAGGCATTGCTCAGAGTTCTCCAGGACAAAGCAGGGAATCTCCAGTAGGTTGAAGAAGCTGATGCCCACGAGGTTGGAAATGGTGTCATTTTGATCCAACAGGCACTGCTTGAACCTGTCAATGGAAGCGGAACGACCATCAGTGCTGGTTTACACAGAGCAACTGGCATGGGAGAGAGACAGGGATGTGGGTCCCTCCTTAGCCCTCCCCAAGTCCCTTCTGGGCAGGCTAGCCTGTCACGCAGGACAACTTCAAAGCTTCCACTTTGTTATTATTACTGATATTTTATTGATCACATTCCAcatatggctttaaaaaaaaaattatttacagaatatgtgtttaaaaataatatgaaGCGGGCCACCCTTGGAGGCTCATGCCCattgggcagaaggcagggagtccaGCAGTAGGGGGCGCCAGAGCCAAAGAGAGGCAGAGCCAATTCATACTAGTTTTGCCCCGTCCTCCTCCATACAGAGTCTGGGCAGCGCTGAAGAGATGCAGGAGGAGGCTGATAGGCAAAACCGCCCCCTGGATTGGTTTGAGGTCAGAAGGGGGCTTGCCGAGGGCACAGTTCGATAGGGTAGCAACCCCTTCAGCCTAATGGACCAGCTATTCACCCAGCTGGGAAAGTCTGCTGGAGCAGAATATGTATCGAACCATTTACAATCATTCTGTGCGCTTCCTCCTCATTCAGAGGCAGTAAGGCTTCTGAATGctagaaaccgcaggaggggagggagCTCATGTGCAGAAGtcttgcttgagggtttcccaacatgcatctggctggctgctgtgagaaaggAATGatgaatataccatatttttcgtgtataagacgcccctatttttggggaactCAAAATCAAGAAAATGCACTATCCgcgtataagactatattttttcctaaatttttgaagtttaaaataagaggtcgtcttatacacagaaaagtacggtgtgtgtgtgtatatatatatatatatattctattttacaatttaaaatactcatttaaacatccttaaaatatcagtgacttcccttcttctctttccatggttcattttgcataacataaaccCCTGCATACTTTACAAaagctataccattcagtattccattattgcatccatcaaaacgtattcacactgttgaatttatcttaatgctgccagcgttctCAGGTGTACACAGTTtcctcccatatattcaataaacgttttccaatcttctctaaacatatgttcttcttgttctctaattCTATATATTacgtctgcaagctgcgcatattctgccagcttaagttgccattcttctttggttgggacctcactccttttccatttttaggctaacaaaacacaggccgcagtagtggcatacataaccttttttgacacctgggaatttcagtctgaattatccccaactaaaaggactctgggtttttttgtttggaaatgtacttttaaaggttttttccaattcattatggattatttcccattACTCATCTCCTTTTACAGGTCCACGacatatgaaagaacgtacccttgacctctttgcatctccagcaattACCTGATTCAGTCTtctacatcttagcaagcctactgagagttaccgtatttttcgctccataagacgcacttttcccctcctaaaaagtaaggggaaatgtgtgtgtgtcttatggagcgaatgcagggggaggcaggcaggaaaagcccccaagagccacacacaagttctgcacggctcttgcgggcttttccccaggagggagaagggactgacgtggccagtctgatctgcaagtcctaggctttgtggttcaacccacagtgccacccgtgtcccatgcagaatgtaggcaccctatatatagaaatgagcaaaccagtgatattttagggagcaggcaagcaggtggtgcccattacttacatcataggagcctacgcaacacaaaacactcttgtatgtatgtaggttttattttatttgttgtttatcttatattttggaaatgtacagtggtacctcgggttaagtacttaatttgttccggaggtccgtatgtaacctgaagctgttcttaacctgaagcaccactttagctaatggggcctcctgctgctgccgtgccactggagcacaatttctgttctcatcctgaagcaaagttattaacctgaagcactatttctgggttagtagagtctgtaacctgaagtgtgtgtaacccgagttaccactgtatatccaggttttttttcctttaaattttttttggggcccccaagagagtggggccttaagctatagcttgttctgcttatacgtaaatccggcactgagcaAGAGCCATGCTCTAGACCAGCGCCACCCAATACTCACCGCTCATCACACTCGCAGTGAGATATTGTGTGCAGGCGGAAGTTGCGCATCCCAAATTTGTAGCCCAGCGCAGAGATCTGAGCTTCACACATGTCGTGCTCCCGACAGCACACGTCTGGGCCTTGGAAGACGCCTGCAAGAGAAAATGCTGAGATCAGGCTAAGGAAGGGTGCAAGAGCTCCAGAGCTTGTGGCCGAGTAAGGGCTGGGTGTAGTGACCACAGGAGCAAGGAGACGCCTGGGGGAAGAAGACACTCACAACATTTATTCCTGATCGTGCCACCCCTAGCCGTATGATAGCAGGGCTACCATTGGctgtggctcatgggagttgtagtccacccaaAGGCACCCGATTATCAAAGGCTGCTCTAGTGatcggggggtgtgtgtgtgcatccacaGCACAAATGCAGAGATcttgtctactcagagtaggtgcCACAGTGCTTGAAGCAACAGTGACTCCTACAGCAGCTACATGGCTAGGGCTGGGCAAAatatccaaaaccagtttgaagtccatactGTGATAGCGGGTTCAtattttttgacctggcaatatattacaAATCATGATTATGTGTGTGTGCCATACAGAAATCACAATGTGCGGAAAAACCGCAAAGCCAGCCAATCACGATGTGGTGATACATCACGATGTTGTAAATCATAATATTGCCCATGACGGTAGAGTAGAAGAGGAAAATAAGGGGTTAATCTGGACAGGAAACAACCCTTGTTTGTAGACACTGAATGAGCAAAGAGTGCATTGTACTTGTGCGCATCAAGGATTTTGACACCTTAATTGGCAACTATTGGAAACTGACAAAGCTACCACGGAAGCCCTCTACACTACCCTGGAGGGTTTTCTCCCAGCTGATTGAACCTTCTTCCCCATCTGGTTCTGTCTGTGCTGCCCACttgcaaaatgacatcataccGGTTTGCTTAATAAGATGCTGCAATACTATGCAGAGAACCATGTTCCTAAACTGATCGTCCCCGCTCCCAAACGCTGGAGGCAATCTTTAATCTCACTGGAGCACCAAGAATCTCAAATACAAACATGTTTCTAGTCTTCATGGCTGCAAAAATCTTTCTAGAGATGGAAGGGTGAAAAGGACAGCACACAAATTCCTTGGACGCTAAGCCTGGAATCACAGTATTGCAGCTCACAAATACTGGATTTGGGGTGCATTATTGCTgcatttagggacacgggtggcgctgtgggttaaaccacagagcctaggacttgccaatcagaaggtcggcggttccaatccccacgacggggtgagctcccattgctcggtccctgctcctgccaacctagcagttcgaaagcacgtcaaagtgcaagtagataaataggtactgctccggcgggaaggtaaacggcatttccgtgtgctgctctggttcgccagaagcggcttagtcatgctggccacaggacccggaagctgtgtgccggctccctcggccaataaagcgagatgagcgccacaaccccagagtcggtcacgactggacctaatggtcaggggtccctttacctttactttattgcTGCATTTGGGGCTGAACGGACTACAGTGCCATCTAACAGGATTTTTGAATTTGGTGGGAGGGAGCATTCTTCATTTGATGAACCCAAGGACATTTGAACTGTCCTCCCTCCTTGTTCACTGCTCAGCCCACCACCAACAAGACTTgcaatgcctccccccccccccagcaaatcaTGGCTCTGGAGtagcagcaattaaaaaaaaccgAGAAACTGCGATACCACCACTGCCCCCTTGTGGTCTCGGGTGTGCGCACTGCAGCACATGAGAAGCAATAGTTCTGCTCTTTCGACAGTGGAAAGAGGTTTTGCCAAAGGATCCTTATGAAATGTACGGTATTTGATTTACTGTATACCCAGCCCTTCTTCCCAAACAAGTCCCAGACGGCAAACATCAAAAGTGATGAAGCAATAAAGGCATTGTCAACTAAACCGGGTGTTAGGCAACATAGCTGTTATCTGTTCCAAACTAACAGAAACTTTTGGTACCCAAAAATCTGACAGCCATGATGGTGCAATGAAATCAACGTCCTGGATGAACTCAGATGTGCATCAGAGGAGGGGGCTCAAGAGAAGATCTGTGGTGGCTCGGTGGCAGAgtccctgctttgcatgctgaaggtcacagattcaatccccagtgtCTCCAGAAAGGAGTGGGAGAAAACAGACCTGGAAGAGCTACTGCTAGTATAGTCTAGTATAGTATAATCTGACTCcagataaggcagtttcctagatTCCATTTTTGGCTTCTCCCCACACTGGATGAATAGCAGGTgaattagggcaaatggggcactgccccatcagtCTGGCCCCTCTcacccccccacctgcctgcctttggaCTTGCAGTTGTTCCAGGGGGTGGCCCTGCCTGCCACCTTCCTCCTCTCAATATTGCCCTCATAGAGCTCAGCAAGGAGGAGGGCAGGAAAAAAGCTAGAATTAAGTTGGCCCTGCAGGTCATTAACTTTGGCTCCCCCTACTAGTGGCCTCCTGCGCCATCACAAACAGGGTGGAGGCCAatagtagggggagccagagttaATGACCTGCAGGGACCTGCCCTAAAACTAATTTTGCAGCCCATCCTTTCCAAAGCCATCTAAACTTATGCGACACCAGCCACAtctagtggcagtgagttccgcaaGTCAGTCGTGCGTTGTATGAAAGTTGCCCAGTGCCTGAATAATTGCTCATATGCCCCCAATCCCACGTGAGCGGCACCAGAATAGTTTCATATTACAGAAGAATAGACttttaaaagaagaggaagaagatatGAGCACTATAACTGATCAGCCTCCAGAATCAGCCTTCCAGCTTCAAAACTACAGTTGTTTTGTCTGGAGACAGcgcctgttccttcttccaagaaATCTCCCGGTTGGCGGCACTGACTCAGCAGGATAGGAGCaacgctctgcacatgctcagaaactcTTTCTTAGTTCTCCACGTTCCAGGACCGTTTTGAAATCAGCTGCTCTTGCGGTcaaaggagccaactcctaaggctTGTAGGAGCTTTgacccccaaaataaaatatttaagggggctgGACCCCgataaagttgatgggcattcccattcagaTTGTGGGTGTgcgcactgcgtcatgtgatcgattatgcggggtggggcttaccccacaatattttttttcaagttggcaccctctGTACCCATCCGACGCCAGCCAAAACTGAATCCATCCCATTTCCATCACACGAAcaccgctgccgctgccgccgccccgTCCCACTTCCAACTATCCTTACCCAGTTCGGTGAAGTTCCCTGCCGAGTCGCCAGCTCCGCACCAAAGCGTCCCGGGCATAGTCCAACCCCTCCGGACCCGCTTGTGCCCCCGATCTTCCAAGAACCCCCGACGGCCAGCTCCGGCCTCTCCCGGAGGCGCCCTGCAGGAGTCTTTCTGCGCGTCCAAGGCGGCGAGCCGTCGCTGCAGCTCCGGCCCCCAGTAGGAGCGTATCAAAGGGCTGCCGTGGGGGGTCCCTGGCACGCCGCTCCTTCGGCGGCTCCCGGGCCCCGTCGGTGGAGGAGGCGCGCACAGCTCCGCGTAGCGGCTGATAAGGGACGGCTCCGTCCTCCAAGCGCAGCCCTGAAGGCGCCCCCGGGAGTCCCACGCGCTTTGGACCAGCGCGGGCGGGAGCCCGTCGGGGCGCCGCCACATGAAGCTCAGGAACCGGGAGCGGCCGTCGCCGTCGGGGGCGACCGTGTGGCAGAAGGTGTTG
This genomic interval carries:
- the PLA2G3 gene encoding group 3 secretory phospholipase A2 isoform X2 translates to MTSLRPLLASLLALALTLPPGALGSWNKANTFCHTVAPDGDGRSRFLSFMWRRPDGLPPALVQSAWDSRGRLQGCAWRTEPSLISRYAELCAPPPPTGPGSRRRSGVPGTPHGSPLIRSYWGPELQRRLAALDAQKDSCRAPPGEAGAGRRGFLEDRGHKRVRRGWTMPGTLWCGAGDSAGNFTELGVFQGPDVCCREHDMCEAQISALGYKFGMRNFRLHTISHCECDERCKEYGLKPLARLVEQSQYHAALPYVESSSPATPPPPPRRHWGRGRKHGGKKNRKHRKHPEQDASESLRPHLEHPGASGSVTRPILTSKPDRIAHFPVRTSPGAVSVNKARVPLPPTLRTTSKPDLFRSGGVHTTAHSDVQQTGVIATRLPNEAGQEAGSSSNASKHNRTRKPGKLARSRSCSCYRRLDQCPYRIGPNEVKYQLHNVDSRTLFHCNCTRRLARFLRRTKGPNEVEEEVLSGYVSSSCFVLQRPPGCMEGEGKQSNCIDVGRAVLAPARHLTNRLARTHGGSRLKVKRQEWAPPSQPLRLFDKCMQLL
- the PLA2G3 gene encoding group 3 secretory phospholipase A2 isoform X1 — translated: MTSLRPLLASLLALALTLPPGALGSWNKANTFCHTVAPDGDGRSRFLSFMWRRPDGLPPALVQSAWDSRGRLQGCAWRTEPSLISRYAELCAPPPPTGPGSRRRSGVPGTPHGSPLIRSYWGPELQRRLAALDAQKDSCRAPPGEAGAGRRGFLEDRGHKRVRRGWTMPGTLWCGAGDSAGNFTELGVFQGPDVCCREHDMCEAQISALGYKFGMRNFRLHTISHCECDERFKQCLLDQNDTISNLVGISFFNLLEIPCFVLENSEQCLEWHWWGGCKEYGLKPLARLVEQSQYHAALPYVESSSPATPPPPPRRHWGRGRKHGGKKNRKHRKHPEQDASESLRPHLEHPGASGSVTRPILTSKPDRIAHFPVRTSPGAVSVNKARVPLPPTLRTTSKPDLFRSGGVHTTAHSDVQQTGVIATRLPNEAGQEAGSSSNASKHNRTRKPGKLARSRSCSCYRRLDQCPYRIGPNEVKYQLHNVDSRTLFHCNCTRRLARFLRRTKGPNEVEEEVLSGYVSSSCFVLQRPPGCMEGEGKQSNCIDVGRAVLAPARHLTNRLARTHGGSRLKVKRQEWAPPSQPLRLFDKCMQLL